A region from the Molothrus aeneus isolate 106 chromosome 17, BPBGC_Maene_1.0, whole genome shotgun sequence genome encodes:
- the TTI1 gene encoding TELO2-interacting protein 1 homolog produces MAVFDTPQAAFGALRPVCVQLTRAQTVENVRLLQAHLAGVSGAALQELQEYVLFPLRFALRLPGPKQERLVQSLVQCISSVLAATCVKKQELLQELFSELCTCLAPPPSSGKAAPLSEELKLAVIQALHTLMHSAYGDVILSLYQPSTLPLLGFAVSLLLTLAEQEKAKQIKISALECLQVLILQCDCQEHRHLDEDEAQQCGDLFASFLPGISITLSRVIAGDIKQGHKTTVSAIRLFYLIVGLVMADKQLARIPKSKEKLLVEHSRISELMIHRGPDWTKSTAEKLSLLLCKVVESSSVHPHWKVRLELVELVHHLLRNCSQSLVDSFSHLLKALVGLVNDENSEVQSRCNKVLQGIAEQRIVAQSRALADVLSENLHSLATALPRLMNSQDDMGKVSTLSLLLGYLKLLGPKINIVLNSVSHLQRLSKALVQVLELDVTDVKIVEARRSGPPGPLQQGVQKGRCQKKYFRFFTEEKVFQLLQQVCRVLGYYGNLYLLVDHFMGLYSESGLYRKQAAMILNELLTGAAGVGVDFLQEREVPLSVDDLKRSITCILDEYMDQANWYLVTSIDTEESSPEQSVQHLGLAVRAGGTSSSVLHLSPEPPVTTRTMNSNIWQICIQLEGVGCFAAVLGKEFRLLLLSALYPVLEKAGDRTLLISETALGTLADICEACGYDSVRCLINENSDYLVNGISLNLRQLACQPRASQVLDTMLRHSDASLLPLIEDVIQDVLSALDQTYNSQASTFLRVLHSVMTALVQWFGMPSAQEHQQRQTDKGQSRARSQGQQEVALTSQEVERFFLDYISQKKIAEGDLPDLEEEEEADEVPLAKPEPNSDTEGEAPMPSHAQLAKDVMERCIHLLSDGSLRVRLKVLDVLELCVTMLHPHGNHLLPMAHRVWPALVTRLINDDPLAVLRAFKVLCTLGQTCGDFLRQRFSKDVLPKLTSSLLSQAPVSARAGPVYSHTLAFKLQLAVLQGLGSLCEKLDMGESDLNKVADACLIYLSAKQPVKLQEAAQSVFLHLMHVDPDSTWLLLSEECCPPCEPPHASLQPLKLGGMGRPRNELTDNVLLLLQRLQQQEGTAPSTCTQEAAPS; encoded by the exons ATGGCCGTGTTCGACACCCCGCAGGCGGCGTTCGGGGCGCTGCGCCCCGTCTGCGTGCAGCTGACGCGGGCGCAGACGGTGGAGAACGTGCGGCTGCTGCAGGCGCACCTGGCCGGGGTGAGCGGCGcggccctgcaggagctgcaggagtaCGTGCTGTTCCCGCTGCGCTTCGCCCTGCGGCTGCCGGGGCCCAAGCAGGAGCGGCTGGTGCAGAGCCTGGTGCAGTGCATCTCCTCCGTGCTTGCCGCGACGTGCGTGaagaagcaggagctgctgcaggagctcttcTCTGAGCTCTGTACCTGCCTCGCTCCCCCTCCCAGCTCGGGCAAAGCCGCCCCGCTGTCCGAGGAGCTGAAGCTGGCTGTGATCCAGGCACTCCACACCCTGATGCATTCGGCTTATGGGGATGTTATCTTGTCTCTGTACCAACCTTCCACCCTTCCGCTCTTAGGATTTGCTGTGTCTTTGCTTCTGACCCTTGCAgagcaagaaaaagcaaagcaaatcaaGATCTCTGCTTTGGAGTGCTTGCAGGTCCTGATTCTGCAGTGTGACTGCCAGGAGCACCGACATCTGGATGAAGATGAGGCACAGCAATGTGGGgatttgtttgcttcttttctgcctgGGATTTCTATTACTCTGTCTCGAGTTATTGCTGGAGACATCAAACAAGGTCACAAAACCACCGTTTCTGCCATTAGACTCTTTTATCTGATTGTTGGCTTGGTCATGGCTGACAAACAGCTAGCCAGAATCCCAAAGAGTAAGGAAAAACTGCTAGTGGAACACAGCAGAATATCAGAACTAATGATTCACAGAGGACCTGACTGGACTAAAAGTACTGCTGAAAAACTCTCTCTTCTATTGTGTAAGGTGGTTGAATCTTCTTCAGTTCACCCCCACTGGAAGGTGAGATtggagctggtggagctggTGCACCACTTACTGAGGAACTGCAGTCAGTCACTGGTGGACTCATTCAGTCACCTCTTAAAGGCCTTGGTTGGGCTAGTTAATGATGAAAACAGTGAAGTCCAGAGCAGGTGTAACAAAGTTCTGCAAGGGATTGCAGAGCAGAGGAttgtggcacagagcagggctcttGCTGATGTCCTCTCTGAGAACCTCCATTCCcttgccacagcccttcccCGCCTGATGAACTCTCAGGATGACATGGGCAAGGTTTCCACACTGAGCTTATTGCTGGGCTACCTGAAGCTGCTGGGCCCCAAGATTAACATTGTCCTCAACTCCGTGTCCCACCTGCAGCGCCTGTCCAAGGCACTGGTGCAGGTTCTGGAGCTGGATGTGACAGATGTGAAGATAGTGGAGGCCCGGCGCTCTGGGCCACCGGGCCCCTTGCAGCAGGGTGTGCAGAAGGGCAGGTGCCAGAAGAAATATTTCCGCTTCTTCACGGAGGAGAAGGttttccagctccttcagcaAGTGTGTCGTGTTCTTGGCTACTATGGGAACCTCTACCTGCTTGTGGATCACTTCATGGGGCTGTACAGTGAGTCTGGCCTGTATCGAAAGCAGGCAGCCATGATCCTCAATGAGCTGCTCACAGGAGCTGCCGGGGTGGGAGTGGATTTCCTGCAGGAGAGGGAAGTTCCACTGAGTGTGGATGATCTCAAAAGGTCCATAACGTGCATTCTGGATGAGTACATGGACCAGGCAAACTGGTATTTGGTCACTAGCATTGACACAGAGGAAAGCAGCCCTGAGCAGTCAGTGCAGCACCTGGGACTCGCTGTCCGTGCAGGAGGGACATCCAGCAGCGTTCTCcatctgtccccagagcccccagtcACAACCCGCACCATGAACAGCAACATCTGGCAGATCTGCATCCAGCTGGAGGGCGTtggctgctttgctgctgtccTCGGGAAGGAGTtccggctgctgctgctgtcagctctcTACCCTGTGCTGGAGAAGGCTGGTGACAGGACTCTGCTCATCAGTGAGACAGCACTGGGGACCCTGGCAGACATATGTGAGGCCTGTGGTTACGACTCAGTGCGGTGTTTGATCAATGAGAACTCTGACTATCTGGTGAACGGGATTTCCCTGAATCTGCGCCAGCTGGCCTGTCAGCCACGTGCATCCCAGGTCCTGGACACGATGCTGAGGCATTCAGATGCCAGCTTGCTGCCACTGATAGAAGATGTTATCCAAGATGTCCTGTCTGCACTAGATCAGACTTACAATAGCCAGGCTTCCACCTTCCTCAGGGTCCTCCACTCAGTCATGACTGCTCTAG TGCAGTGGTTTGGAATGCCCAGCGCTCAGGAGCACCAGCAGAGGCAGACTgacaaggggcagagcagggctcggtcccagggacagcaggaggtgGCATTGACAAGTCAAGAAGTGGAACGATTCTTCCTTGACTACATCAGCCAGAAGAAGATTGCAGAGGGGGATCTTCCTGacctggaggaggaagaggaggcag ATGAGGTTCCCCTCGCTAAGCCAGAGCCCAACTCTGACACAGAAGGAGAGGCTCCAATGCCAAGCCACGCTCAGCTGGCCAAGGATGTGATGGAGAGGTGCATCCACTTGCTGTCTGACGGGAGCCTCCGAGTGCGGCTGAAG gtCCTGGACGTGCTGGAGCTCTGTGTAACCATGCTGCATCCTCATGGAAACCATCTGCTTCCCATGGCTCACCGTGTCTGGCCAGCTCTCGTCACCCGGCTGATTAACGATGACCCTCTGGCAGTGCTCAGAGCCTTCAAG GTGCTGTGTACCCTGGGTCAAACGTGTGGGGACTTCCTGAGGCAGAGGTTCTCCAAAGATGTCCTGCCCAAGCTGACCAGCTCCCTCCTCAGCCAGGCCCCAgtgagtgccagagctgggcctgtGTACAGCCACACCCTGGCCTTCAAgctgcagctggctgtgctgcagggcctgggctcTCTCTGTGAGAAGCTGGACATGG GCGAGAGTGACCTGAATAAAGTGGCAGATGCCTGCCTGATTTACCTCAGTGCCAAGCAACCTGTGAAACTGCAAGAAGCTGCCCAGAG TGTTTTCCTGCACTTGATGCACGTGGACCCTGACAGCACCTGGCTGCTCCTGAGCGAGGAGTGCTGCCCCCCCTGCGAGCCTCCCCACGccagcctgcagcccctgaAGCTCGGCGGGATGGGGCGGCCGCGCAACGAGCTCACGGACAacgtgctgctcctgctccagaggctgcagcagcaggagggcacagctcccagcacctgcACACAGGAGGCGGCTCCTTCCTGA